The following proteins are co-located in the Acropora palmata chromosome 11, jaAcrPala1.3, whole genome shotgun sequence genome:
- the LOC141859080 gene encoding BTB/POZ domain-containing protein 6-like produces MATVQENWQTNCTSINQRTKYIFNTALLSDVKFIVPVSNGKRESKVIPAHKLVLAIGSPVFYAMFYGQLSDTRDSIELPDCEYEDLLEVFRFIYSDEVELTGSNVMHVLYLAKKYLVPSLAEKCAEFLRTNLDASNVFTILPHAQRFEDKELEDRCWKVIEMHTEEAVTSDDFAVVERSLVESVVKREKLSVKEVELFKAVNRWAEKKIDAQGIASDGNAKRRIIGEEILKEIRFPLMSQEEFASFVIDSNILNMQEVGDMIKHYSKVLTSPLPYLQSPRIGALKRVCRFKNFKHYPSAGSSDKLRWCYNSNPYSLILSVDKDICLHGVQLFGSEGVDYTVLLEVIEIKSYLSLVKKSGTYSSEKVYSGFDVLFDTPVILESGKRYKINSNISSPPSCYGTQEQTLVNVEGINFTISESDSFDNNGTSEKTGQLPVFLFTC; encoded by the coding sequence ATGGCAACTGTTCAGGAGAACTGGCAGACTAACTGTACTTCCATCAACCAAAGAACTAAGTATATTTTTAACACGGCGTTGCTGAGTGATGTGAAGTTCATTGTTCCAGTGTCGAATGGCAAACGTGAAAGCAAGGTGATCCCAGCTCACAAGTTAGTACTGGCAATAGGTAGCCCTGTGTTCTATGCTATGTTCTATGGTCAATTGTCGGACACTAGAGACTCTATTGAACTGCCTGACTGTGAATATGAAGATCTACTGGAGGTATTTCGTTTCATTTACAGCGATGAAGTTGAACTAACAGGAAGCAATGTCATGCATGTGTTGTACTTGGCAAAGAAATACTTGGTACCTTCACTGGCTGAGAAATGTGCCGAATTTCTGCGAACAAATTTGGATGCTTCAAATGTGTTCACCATTCTTCCACACGCTCAGAGGTTTGAAGATAAAGAGTTGGAAGATCGATGTTGGAAAGTTATCGAGATGCACACAGAGGAAGCTGTGACCTCAGATGATTTTGCTGTGGTCGAGCGATCACTTGTGGAGTCTGTTGTGAAAAGAGAGAAGTTGAGTGTGAAGGAAGTAGAACTTTTTAAGGCTGTCAATCGCTGGGCGGAAAAAAAGATTGACGCGCAAGGAATAGCTTCGGATGGTAATGCAAAGAGAAGAATCATTGGAGAGGAGATTCTGAAAGAAATAAGATTTCCCTTGATGTCACAAGAAGAATTTGCTAGTTTTGTTATAGACTCCAACATTTTGAACATGCAAGAAGTTGGTGACATGATAAAGCACTACAGTAAGGTACTTACATCTCCTTTGCCGTATTTGCAGTCTCCAAGGATTGGGGCCTTAAAGCGAGTCTGTCGATTCAAGAATTTCAAGCATTATCCATCAGCGGGTTCGTCAGATAAATTGCGGTGGTGTTACAATAGTAACCCCTATTCTCTTATCCTTAGTGTGGATAAGGATATCTGTCTTCATGGAGTTCAGCTTTTCGGCTCTGAGGGTGTTGACTATACCGTTTTGTTGGAAGTTATCGAAATAAAAAGTTACTTGTCTCTGGTGAAAAAGTCAGGAACATATTCAAGTGAAAAAGTCTACTCTGGctttgatgttttgtttgacACTCCTGTGATTCTAGAGTCAGGGAAGagatacaaaattaattcaaatatCAGTAGTCCACCGTCATGTTATGGTACACAAGAGCAAACACTTGTTAATGTTGAAGGgattaattttacaataagTGAATCAGATTCTTTTGATAATAATGGCACCAGTGAGAAAACTGGACAGCTTCCAGTCTTCCTCTTtacctgttaa
- the LOC141859079 gene encoding BTB/POZ domain-containing protein 6-like, which translates to MATVQENWQINCPSISQRTKYIFNTALLSDVKFIVPVSNGKSESKEIPAHKLVLAISSSVFFAMFYGQMADTRDSIELPDCEYEGVLELFRFIYSDEVELTGNNVMHVLYLAKKYLVPSLAEKCAEFLRKNLDPSNAFSILSHAQKFEDKDLENRCWEVIEVHTEKALASDDFVVIERSLVESVVKSEKLNVKEVELFKAVNSWAEKKIENQGIGSEVNAKRRIIGEEILKEIRFPLMSQKEFVSFVVDSNILNMQEIVNMIKHYSQVLTSPLPYLQSPRTGVLWRIYRFKEYWATGLAGAWNYNGLRDSLILSVDKNVRLCGVQHFGCEGCEYRVSMEIKDVTSKLPLAKKSGTYFSGKDSDGIYYGFDVLIDTPVVLESGKKYEISSMISGPQSWYGKKGQTCVNFEGIKFTFSWSDSSCNGTGWEDGQFPAFLFSHSG; encoded by the coding sequence ATGGCAACTGTTCAGGAGAACTGGCAGATTAACTGTCCCTCCATCAGTCAAAGAACTAAGTATATTTTTAACACGGCGTTGCTGAGCGATGTGAAGTTCATTGTTCCAGTGTCAAATGGCAAAAGTGAAAGCAAGGAAATCCCAGCTCACAAGTTAGTACTGGCAATAAGCAGCTCTGTGTTCTTTGCCATGTTCTATGGTCAAATGGCAGACACTAGAGACTCTATTGAACTGCCTGACTGTGAGTATGAGGGTGTACTGGAGTTATTTCGTTTCATTTACAGCGATGAAGTTGAACTAACCGGAAATAATGTCATGCATGTGTTGTACTTGGCGAAGAAATACTTGGTGCCTTCACTCGCTGAGAAATGTGCCGAATTTCTGCGAAAAAACTTGGATCCTTCCAATGCGTTCTCCATTCTTTCACACGCTCAGAAGTTTGAAGATAAAGATTTGGAAAATCGATGTTGGGAAGTGATCGAGGTACACACAGAGAAAGCTCTGGCCTCAGATGATTTTGTTGTGATCGAGCGATCGCTGGTGGAGTCTGTTGTGAAGAGCGAGAAGTTGAATGTCAAGGAAGTGGAATTGTTCAAGGCTGTTAATAGCTGGGCGgaaaaaaagattgagaaCCAAGGGATAGGCTCGGAAGTGAATGCAAAGAGAAGAATCATTGGAGAGGAGATTCTGAAAGAAATTAGATTTCCATTGATGTCACAAAAAGAATTTGTTAGTTTTGTCGTAGACTCAAATATTTTGAACATGCAAGAAATTGTTAACATGATAAAGCACTACAGTCAGGTACTGACGTCTCCCTTGCCGTATTTGCAGTCTCCAAGGACCGGGGTTTTATGGCGAATCTACCGATTCAAGGAGTATTGGGCTACTGGCTTGGCAGGCGCTTGGAACTACAATGGTCTCCGGGACTCTCTCATCCTAAGTGTAGACAAAAACGTCCGTCTTTGTGGAGTTCAACATTTTGGCTGTGAAGGGTGTGAGTATAgagtttccatggaaattaAAGATGTAACAAGTAAACTACCTCTGGCGAAAAAGTCTGGAACATATTTCAGTGGAAAAGACTCGGATGGTATCTATTATGGCtttgatgttttgattgaCACTCCGGTGGTCCTAGAGTCAGGGAAGAAATACGAAATTAGTTCAATGATCAGTGGGCCACAATCATGGTATGGTAAAAAAGGGCAAACATGTGTCAATTTTGAAGGGATAAAGTTTACATTCAGTTGGTCAGATTCTTCATGTAATGGCACTGGTTGGGAAGATGGACAGTTTCCAGCCTTCCTCTTTAGTCATTCTGGTTAA
- the LOC141897247 gene encoding cytochrome c oxidase assembly protein ctaG-like, with product MFWSLVRIGSPRTLTTTCPSRSHSVRLSGVLRLLSNRLSFNDGVGPQRRNICSTCLIKYDLPNRLSRGRDTLRILPTSGVFNDGRERFVGTSTDYNSSSTFHERNKTTAIYVIALAVAVMGFSYLAVPLYRLFCQATGLGGTVKREDAGDKIEQMERKPERELLIRFNADKSGAMRWNFKPQQTAVKVVPGETALAFYTATNPTEQAITGISTYNVIPFEAGQYFNKIQCFCFEEQRLNPYEQVDMPVFFYIDPEFTEDPAMAKVDTITLSYTFFEAKEAEMLGI from the exons ATGTTCTGGTCTCTTGTTCGAATTGGATCTCCAAGGACTTTAACAACGACATGTCCATCTCGATCACACAGTGTGCGGTTATCAGGTGTATTACGTTTATTATCAAATCGACTTTCATTTAATGACGGTGTTGGCCCACAGAGAAGGAATATCTGCTCTACTTGCTTGATAAAATACGACCTACCAAATAGATTAAGTCGTGGACGAGACACTCTACGTATACTGCCGACATCAGGGGTGTTCAATGATGGAAGGGAGCGCTTCGTTGGTACTAGTACAGATTACAACAGTTCTTCAACGTTTCATGAACGCAACAAAACGACAGCTATATATGTTATAGCGTTAGCAGTTGCAGTAATGGGATTTTCTTATCTTGCCGTTCCTCTTTACCGTCTCTTTTGTCAG GCAACAGGGTTAGGTGGAACAGTGAAGAGAGAAGATGCAggggacaaaattgaacagaTGGAAAGAAAGCCAGAGAGAGAACTGTTGATCAGGTTCAATGCAGATAAGAGTGGTGCTATGCGGTGGAACTTCAAGCCTCAACAGACTGCTGTTAAG GTTGTACCTGGAGAAACAGCCCTTGCATTTTACACTGCCACAAATCCAACTGAGCAAGCTATAACTGGAATTTCTACGTATAACGTAATCCCCTTTGAGGCTGGACAATACTTCAACAAAATACAA TGTTTCTGCTTTGAAGAACAAAGACTAAACCCGTATGAGCAG GTGGACATGCCAGTGTTCTTCTACATTGATCCTGAATTCACAGAGGATCCAGCCATGGCAAAAGTAGACACTATCACCCTATCTTATACATTTTTTGAAGCTAAAGAAGCTGAGATGCTTGGTATATGA
- the LOC141897248 gene encoding mediator of RNA polymerase II transcription subunit 7-like isoform X1: MAAERVCPFPLPPAQYYKLYTDENVENKTAPEPPPPLNGSYSMFGASFETNESIIRPLELQGITQLYSTQGRFDRIKELKKLNHSIVINFLELLDILIKSPSSPKREEKLEDLNLLFINIHHLINELRPHQARETLRVMMERQKQQRLETADKLNKHVDRVAAMLQSCLSSLQIVSRQQDGLFEQMEIDESKSISEDDYEFSRKDEIMCTALEEIS, encoded by the exons ATGGCGGCTGAGCGTGTCTGTCCATTCCCACTGCCTCCGGCACAATATTACAAGCTATATACAGATGAAAATGTAGAGAATAAGACTGCTCCTGAACCGCCGCCACCACTGAATGGGAGTTACTCAATGTTTGGTGCGTCATTTGAG aCAAATGAATCAATAATAAGGCCTTTGGAACTTCAGGGTATAACGCAACTGTACTCAACTCAGGGAAGATTTG ATAGAATAAAAGAATTAAAGAAATTGAATCACTCCATAGTGATTAACTTTTTGGAGTTACTTGATATTCTCATAAAATCACCTTCATCACCTAAG AGGGAAGAAAAACTTGAAGATTTGAacttattatttataaatattcATCATCTGATCAATGAACTAAGGCCACATCAG GCACGGGAAACCCTTAGAGTTATGATGGAAAGGCAGAAACAACAGCGACTTGAAACTGCTGATAAATTGAACAA ACATGTGGATAGAGTTGCTGCAATGCTTCAGTCATGTTTGTCATCTCTGCAGATTGTCTCCAGGCAACAGGATGGGTTGTTTGAGCAAATGGAG ATTGATGAATCAAAAAGTATCAGTGAGGATGACTATGAGTTCAGcagaaaagatgaaataatGTGCACTGCTTTGGAAGAGATTTCTTAG
- the LOC141897248 gene encoding mediator of RNA polymerase II transcription subunit 7-like isoform X2 — MAAERVCPFPLPPAQYYKLYTDENVENKTAPEPPPPLNGSYSMFGASFETNESIIRPLELQGITQLYSTQGRFDRIKELKKLNHSIVINFLELLDILIKSPSSPKREEKLEDLNLLFINIHHLINELRPHQARETLRVMMERQKQQRLETADKLNKLSPGNRMGCLSKWRLMNQKVSVRMTMSSAEKMK, encoded by the exons ATGGCGGCTGAGCGTGTCTGTCCATTCCCACTGCCTCCGGCACAATATTACAAGCTATATACAGATGAAAATGTAGAGAATAAGACTGCTCCTGAACCGCCGCCACCACTGAATGGGAGTTACTCAATGTTTGGTGCGTCATTTGAG aCAAATGAATCAATAATAAGGCCTTTGGAACTTCAGGGTATAACGCAACTGTACTCAACTCAGGGAAGATTTG ATAGAATAAAAGAATTAAAGAAATTGAATCACTCCATAGTGATTAACTTTTTGGAGTTACTTGATATTCTCATAAAATCACCTTCATCACCTAAG AGGGAAGAAAAACTTGAAGATTTGAacttattatttataaatattcATCATCTGATCAATGAACTAAGGCCACATCAG GCACGGGAAACCCTTAGAGTTATGATGGAAAGGCAGAAACAACAGCGACTTGAAACTGCTGATAAATTGAACAA ATTGTCTCCAGGCAACAGGATGGGTTGTTTGAGCAAATGGAG ATTGATGAATCAAAAAGTATCAGTGAGGATGACTATGAGTTCAGcagaaaagatgaaataa